One window from the genome of Cryptomeria japonica chromosome 6, Sugi_1.0, whole genome shotgun sequence encodes:
- the LOC131876548 gene encoding secreted RxLR effector protein 161-like has protein sequence MADCKPAPTPFLSEVKLGAQCSSPLVDGTLYRQLIGSLIYLTHTRPDISYVVGMVSQFIQKPHELHWKAAKRILHYIQGTHSFGIHYAAGIELDLVGYTDSDWEGNSQDRKSTSGYTFSLGSGPVCWSSKKKSAIALSSTKAEYRGAVNAATEAIWLQNLLTEFGI, from the coding sequence atggctgattgtaagcctgctccgactccctttctttctgaAGTCAAACTTggggctcaatgttcttctccacttgTTGATGGCACTTTGTACCGACAACTTATTGGGAGTCTCATTTAtctgactcatacgagacccgacatttcaTATGTTGTAGGCATGGTCTCTCAATTCATTCAGAAGCCTCATGAGCTACACTGGAAAGCAGCCAAGAGAATCcttcactacattcagggtactcacagttTTGGGATTCACTACGCAGCGGGCATTGAGCTTGACTTGGTGGGctacacagattcagattgggagGGAAATTCTCAAGATCGCAAATCTACTTCAGGTTACACCTTCTCACTTGGTTCAGGTCctgtttgttggtcgagcaagaagaaATCTGCTATTGCTCTATCTTCTACTAAGGCCGAATATCGGGGGGCTGTGAATGCCGCCACTGaggccatttggcttcaaaatctcctcactgagtttggtatctaG